One genomic segment of Alkalimarinus alittae includes these proteins:
- a CDS encoding prenyltransferase — MESDIASTTQNNSPKNQKNKLKNNGINPKYRLSKALRPFSLPVALITCSLGIVAGHTLQPINPLSTILVLIAGILLQAGVNLINDHADIKNPITLALLSPTDTSRIIYNYKLGWLCFIICAVIGLYLTYQTSLFLLALAFIGGLGALFYTTEPIHYKRRGLGVVLVFFLMGVFMVYGACFAVTGQHYTEAISISIPVSFLTSALLLANELRDYTSDRKEGLKTLTVRLGLKTGKILYWVLIFFSFVSLLLIDSDQPTWAAILIFIPAFMLSIVATHTTVTKPDLQGLPPTTGRLYLVFGISEIVLLMI; from the coding sequence ATGGAATCAGACATCGCCTCTACAACTCAAAACAATAGCCCTAAAAACCAGAAAAACAAGCTTAAAAACAACGGCATAAACCCAAAATACCGACTTTCAAAAGCACTAAGACCTTTCTCCCTGCCTGTAGCACTTATTACTTGTAGCTTAGGGATTGTGGCAGGACACACATTACAACCCATCAACCCACTATCGACAATACTTGTCTTGATAGCGGGCATTCTTTTACAGGCCGGTGTTAACCTTATTAACGATCATGCCGATATAAAAAACCCCATCACCCTAGCACTATTAAGCCCTACGGATACATCTAGAATTATTTATAACTATAAACTGGGTTGGTTATGTTTCATTATTTGCGCTGTAATTGGCCTATACTTAACCTACCAGACTAGCTTGTTTTTACTCGCTCTAGCGTTTATTGGTGGCCTAGGCGCACTTTTTTACACCACGGAACCCATTCACTATAAACGCAGAGGCTTGGGCGTAGTGTTGGTATTTTTTTTAATGGGTGTATTTATGGTGTACGGCGCCTGTTTTGCAGTAACCGGGCAACATTATACAGAAGCCATTAGCATTTCTATTCCAGTAAGCTTTTTAACGTCCGCACTTCTCCTTGCCAATGAGCTTAGGGATTACACAAGTGATAGAAAAGAGGGGCTCAAAACACTCACGGTTAGACTCGGCTTAAAAACAGGCAAGATTCTTTATTGGGTTCTGATATTCTTTAGCTTTGTATCGCTACTGCTCATCGACTCTGATCAGCCGACATGGGCCGCAATCCTTATTTTTATTCCTGCATTTATGCTATCTATTGTTGCAACCCACACAACAGTGACAAAACCTGACCTTCAAGGGCTCCCCCCAACAACAGGCCGCCTTTACCTTGTATTCGGTATTAGCGAAATAGTATTGCTAATGATATGA
- a CDS encoding RDD family protein, producing the protein MAKVFPEDSNLITKAPLTRRLVAMLYDTLICAALMLVTTGMYMAISAGIIGSENYDKMLASGATSSDPLLSSILFITLYGFFGYFWTRTGQTLGMQVWNIRIQNKNAVSISWLQALLRFMMAIISLLSFGLGFLWMLVDKEGMTWHDRFSESVVVRIPKKARD; encoded by the coding sequence ATGGCAAAAGTATTTCCTGAAGACAGCAATCTTATTACAAAGGCTCCCCTCACTAGACGACTTGTTGCCATGCTTTACGATACGCTAATATGCGCCGCCTTAATGCTGGTTACCACTGGAATGTATATGGCAATAAGCGCTGGCATTATCGGTTCAGAAAACTATGACAAAATGCTAGCGTCTGGAGCAACCTCAAGCGACCCCTTATTATCATCGATTTTATTTATTACGCTATACGGCTTTTTTGGATATTTTTGGACGCGAACAGGCCAAACCCTAGGCATGCAGGTTTGGAATATACGCATTCAAAACAAAAACGCAGTATCCATCAGCTGGCTTCAGGCATTATTGCGTTTTATGATGGCGATAATATCGCTATTAAGCTTTGGCTTAGGTTTTTTATGGATGTTAGTAGATAAAGAAGGGATGACGTGGCACGACCGTTTTTCAGAAAGTGTCGTTGTTCGAATACCCAAGAAAGCGAGAGACTAA
- the lptG gene encoding LPS export ABC transporter permease LptG: protein MRKLDRYIIANVSAAMLLVLLVVLSLDVVFSFIAELEELKNEYQVSEAIMFVLTTLPRRIYDYLPLAAFIGSLIGLGALANNSELTVIRAAGVSTRRIVWSAMKPAIAIVIVGLLLGEYVAPYTEKIAQSQRAVAQGTGESLASKRGVWHREGETFMHFNAVEPNGELHGVSLFEYSESGWLARSRFAKRAIYQRGEWLLEDVTETILTADKTSTVKTHLLQWKTELSPQVLGVLVIKPDNLSISGLYTYSNYLLEQGLNASVYLMSFWKKVLRPLTTAVLVLVAISFVFGPLRSVTMGFRVFTGIIVGLFFKYMQDLLGPSSLVFGFDPIIATLAPILVSSALGFYLLRRAR from the coding sequence ATGCGTAAGCTTGACCGTTATATTATTGCTAACGTATCGGCCGCCATGTTGTTAGTTTTGCTGGTGGTGCTTTCACTTGATGTGGTCTTTAGCTTTATTGCTGAGTTAGAAGAATTAAAGAACGAATATCAGGTGTCAGAAGCCATTATGTTTGTGCTGACGACCTTACCTCGAAGGATATATGACTACCTGCCATTGGCTGCGTTTATAGGTTCACTGATCGGCTTAGGTGCGCTAGCAAACAATAGCGAATTAACCGTTATTCGAGCAGCAGGTGTGTCGACTCGAAGGATTGTTTGGTCGGCCATGAAGCCTGCTATTGCTATCGTTATTGTAGGCCTGCTGCTAGGCGAATATGTTGCCCCCTATACTGAAAAGATTGCTCAAAGCCAAAGGGCTGTAGCTCAAGGAACAGGAGAAAGTTTGGCGTCTAAACGGGGGGTTTGGCACCGTGAGGGTGAAACGTTTATGCACTTTAATGCAGTTGAGCCAAATGGTGAATTACATGGAGTTTCGTTGTTTGAATATTCAGAGTCGGGTTGGCTAGCGCGCTCTCGATTTGCTAAAAGAGCCATATATCAGCGTGGGGAGTGGCTGTTAGAAGATGTTACAGAAACCATTCTCACGGCAGATAAGACCTCGACAGTTAAAACACATCTCCTGCAATGGAAAACAGAGCTGTCACCTCAAGTATTGGGGGTGTTGGTCATAAAGCCGGATAATTTATCTATATCAGGGCTTTATACCTACTCAAACTACCTGCTTGAGCAGGGGCTCAATGCGAGCGTGTATTTGATGTCATTCTGGAAGAAGGTATTAAGGCCTCTCACTACTGCGGTTCTTGTATTGGTCGCCATTTCGTTTGTATTTGGCCCGTTGCGCTCAGTAACAATGGGATTTAGGGTATTTACTGGCATTATTGTTGGTTTGTTCTTTAAGTATATGCAAGATTTGTTAGGTCCATCTAGCCTTGTGTTTGGCTTTGACCCCATCATTGCAACCCTTGCACCTATTTTGGTGAGTTCAGCTTTGGGGTTTTATCTATTGCGGCGGGCAAGGTAG
- the lptF gene encoding LPS export ABC transporter permease LptF: protein MFIIFRYLAKQLLISMFAVSGILLLIFMSGRFIKYLSQAASGGISADVLFTLMGYRMPGFLELILPLGLFIGILLAYGRMYLESEMTVLFACGMSERRLVFLTMGTSLIVMFLVGSLSLIVSPWGMQNVEKIFRDQSKLTEFEMLAPGRFQELKTGQRVTYTEALSDDKKELQGVFISEKATDGQSLILTTAETGTQFVDPATGSRFLVLHNGKRFQGMPGALDFNVIEFESYGLKIAEPPEERRGRKEEAISTQELWASDNPKYAALLQWRISLPMLVPVVTLLAISLSRVNPRQGRFFHLFPAMLIYITYLGLLIVARNALGKEKIPSWVGVWWVHLLFFTIAMGLLSKGAIIRRWRSRNA, encoded by the coding sequence TTGTTTATTATCTTTCGCTATTTAGCAAAGCAGCTATTAATTAGCATGTTTGCGGTTTCAGGTATTTTGCTGCTTATTTTTATGAGTGGTCGATTTATCAAATATTTATCTCAAGCTGCATCGGGTGGAATATCAGCTGATGTTCTATTTACGCTAATGGGCTACAGAATGCCTGGATTTCTTGAGCTGATTCTGCCTTTAGGCTTGTTTATAGGCATTTTATTAGCGTATGGAAGAATGTACCTTGAAAGTGAAATGACTGTACTTTTTGCGTGTGGCATGAGTGAGCGACGACTCGTTTTTTTGACGATGGGGACGTCGCTAATTGTTATGTTCTTGGTGGGCTCGTTGAGTTTGATTGTCTCGCCGTGGGGTATGCAAAATGTTGAGAAAATATTTCGTGATCAATCTAAGTTAACAGAATTTGAAATGTTAGCTCCCGGCCGGTTTCAGGAATTAAAAACGGGACAGAGAGTGACGTATACCGAAGCGCTTAGTGATGATAAAAAAGAGCTACAAGGTGTATTTATCTCTGAAAAAGCAACCGATGGACAATCGTTGATACTAACAACGGCAGAGACGGGGACTCAATTTGTTGACCCTGCAACCGGTAGTCGGTTTTTAGTGTTGCATAATGGTAAGCGCTTTCAAGGTATGCCAGGTGCGTTAGACTTTAATGTAATTGAGTTTGAGTCTTATGGTTTAAAAATTGCGGAACCACCTGAGGAGCGACGAGGACGAAAAGAAGAGGCTATCAGTACTCAGGAGCTTTGGGCGTCTGATAACCCTAAGTACGCTGCATTGCTTCAGTGGCGTATATCTCTACCGATGTTAGTGCCGGTTGTTACTTTGCTAGCCATATCGTTAAGTCGTGTTAATCCACGGCAGGGGCGGTTCTTCCATTTATTTCCCGCAATGCTGATTTATATAACCTATTTAGGGTTGTTAATCGTTGCACGAAATGCCCTCGGTAAAGAGAAAATTCCGTCTTGGGTTGGTGTATGGTGGGTGCATTTATTGTTCTTTACTATTGCCATGGGGTTGCTGAGTAAAGGGGCGATTATACGACGCTGGAGGTCCAGAAATGCGTAA
- a CDS encoding leucyl aminopeptidase, producing MKYSLDTRSPEKQQSDCIVLPLFEDFQLSTEASFVDQASNQNITKLLERKDFDAKPGSTMLIGGDNTSHTRIMLAGLGKQDAFNPAILKKSMLAATEVIKKTQSQKALVSFDGLSLKDYSQSWLLRFALEAINEALYVFDDFKTTKADKTTLSEVAFYCGDSIDTAEAEKAIAEGKAIATGVSVAKTLGNLPGNICTPTYLATAARELAKKNSSVTTTILDEKKMASLGMHSLLSVSAGSEEPAQLIIMEYKGGNPSDQAHVLVGKGITFDSGGISLKPGEAMDEMKYDMCGAASVFGTMNAITELKPNINVTAIVAAAENMPDGKATKPGDIVSTLSGLTVEILNTDAEGRLVLCDALTYAEQHHNPATIVDVATLTGACIIALGHHATGLLGNDDSLAEELLAAGTKAADKAWRLPLWDEYQPQLDSNFADLQNIGGRPAGTITAACFLSRFAKKMKWAHLDIAGTAWVSGKSKGATGRPVPMLTQYILNKVN from the coding sequence ATGAAATACTCTTTAGATACGCGCAGCCCCGAAAAACAACAGTCAGACTGTATTGTTCTTCCATTGTTTGAGGATTTCCAGCTATCGACCGAAGCTTCATTTGTAGACCAAGCAAGCAACCAAAACATTACAAAGCTTCTAGAGCGCAAAGATTTTGATGCAAAACCAGGCTCTACGATGCTAATTGGTGGCGACAACACATCGCATACTCGAATAATGCTAGCTGGACTTGGCAAGCAAGATGCGTTCAACCCAGCAATATTAAAGAAATCAATGCTCGCAGCAACCGAAGTAATCAAAAAAACACAAAGCCAAAAAGCATTAGTGTCTTTTGATGGATTAAGCCTAAAAGATTACAGTCAGTCATGGCTTTTGCGTTTTGCCCTTGAAGCCATCAATGAAGCACTTTATGTATTTGATGATTTCAAAACCACTAAAGCCGATAAAACAACGCTTAGTGAGGTTGCATTCTATTGTGGTGATAGTATCGATACTGCAGAAGCCGAAAAGGCCATTGCTGAAGGTAAGGCCATAGCAACAGGCGTTTCAGTGGCTAAAACATTAGGTAATCTACCTGGCAACATCTGCACCCCTACCTATTTAGCAACCGCTGCTAGAGAGCTTGCCAAGAAAAACAGCAGTGTGACCACAACTATTCTTGATGAGAAGAAAATGGCTTCTTTAGGGATGCACTCACTCCTTTCTGTTTCTGCAGGCAGCGAAGAGCCAGCGCAACTTATCATTATGGAATACAAAGGTGGCAACCCATCAGATCAAGCTCATGTACTGGTGGGTAAAGGTATTACATTTGATAGCGGCGGCATCAGCCTAAAGCCTGGCGAGGCGATGGATGAAATGAAATATGATATGTGCGGAGCGGCTAGCGTATTTGGCACCATGAATGCGATCACCGAACTAAAGCCAAACATCAATGTTACAGCGATAGTAGCTGCAGCAGAGAACATGCCCGACGGCAAAGCCACTAAGCCTGGTGACATCGTATCGACGCTGTCTGGCTTAACAGTAGAAATACTCAATACAGACGCAGAAGGCCGCCTAGTATTATGCGATGCACTCACTTACGCAGAGCAACACCACAACCCTGCGACAATTGTTGATGTAGCAACATTAACAGGTGCATGCATTATTGCACTCGGCCATCATGCGACAGGCCTGTTAGGCAACGATGACAGCTTAGCGGAAGAACTACTCGCGGCCGGTACTAAAGCCGCCGACAAGGCATGGCGCTTGCCGCTTTGGGATGAATACCAGCCACAGTTAGACAGTAATTTTGCTGACTTGCAAAATATTGGTGGCCGTCCTGCTGGCACCATTACAGCAGCTTGCTTCTTATCGCGCTTTGCCAAAAAGATGAAATGGGCACATCTCGATATAGCAGGCACAGCTTGGGTTTCTGGAAAAAGCAAAGGTGCCACAGGCAGACCTGTACCCATGCTCACTCAGTATATTCTTAATAAGGTAAACTAA
- a CDS encoding DNA polymerase III subunit chi, with protein MAKADFYILNKRDHSDRLSFLARLIEKATRLGHNIYIHTSHSQQATEIDDYLWTYKIESFLPHELNSADVSSVPITSAPITIGFSEDCGSHNDLLINLANELPPFYKKFDRIAEIVIQNESVLKTLRDHYRQIKKDGTEALIHDFRKPK; from the coding sequence ATGGCCAAAGCAGACTTCTATATTCTTAATAAGCGTGATCATAGCGATCGACTTTCATTTCTTGCACGCCTAATAGAAAAGGCGACAAGGCTGGGTCACAACATTTATATCCACACCAGCCACTCTCAACAAGCAACTGAAATTGATGATTACTTATGGACATACAAAATTGAGAGCTTTTTACCTCATGAGCTAAATAGCGCAGACGTATCATCTGTACCCATCACATCCGCCCCCATAACAATAGGGTTCAGCGAAGACTGCGGAAGCCATAATGACCTCTTAATTAACTTAGCGAACGAGCTCCCCCCGTTTTATAAAAAGTTCGACCGAATAGCAGAAATAGTGATTCAAAACGAGAGTGTACTCAAAACACTTCGCGACCATTACCGGCAAATCAAGAAAGATGGCACTGAAGCACTGATACATGACTTTAGAAAGCCAAAGTAA
- a CDS encoding valine--tRNA ligase, translated as MEKTYQPSEIEQNWYNTWEQAGHFKPSGEGESYSIMIPPPNVTGNLHMGHGFNNTVMDTLIRYHRMQGRNTLWQPGTDHAGIATQMVVERQLAAEGVTRHDLGRDKFLDKVWEWKEQSGGNITRQIRRLGSSVDWSRERFTMDPGLSAAVQEVFVRLYDDGLIYRGKRLVNWDPKLHTAISDLEVLSEEENGSMWHFRYPLEDGSGHLVVATTRPETMLGDTAVAVHPKDERYADLVGKNIRLPITNRLIPIVADDYVDREFGTGCVKITPAHDFNDYEVGKRHNLALINVLDRDANILSEFTVITFDNYETQHGEKAPEAYAGLERFEARKKIVEALDSLGCLEKIEPHTLKVPRGDRSGVVIEPWLTDQWYVKTEPLAKEAIKVVEDGDIQFVPKQYENMYFSWMRDIQDWCISRQLWWGHRIPAWYDNSGNIFVGRNEEEVRSKYNLDASTDIHQDEDVLDTWFSSALWTFSTLGWPEETEELKTFHSTDVLVTGFDIIFFWVARMIMMTTHFIKDENGKPQVPFKTVYVHGLVRDSQGAKMSKSKGNVLDPLDIIDGIDLDTLLDKRTTGMMQPKMAKKIVKQTKDEFPEGISAYGTDALRFTFCSLASTGRDIKFDMGRVEGYRNFCNKIWNAARYVLMNTEDQDCGQNGGDINLSLADRWIVSRLQQTELQVAKAMDSYRLDHVAQAIYEFVWNEYCDWYLELSKPVLWDDNASAETLRGTRQTLVRVLETILRLAHPVMPYITEEIWQRVAPLAGKTGETIMTQPYPIADESRIDEKADGDIEWLKGVIIGVRNIRGEMNISPAKPITLMLKNGAAEDQRRLDQNETFLKSLAKIEAITWLTNDEEAPLAATQLVGEMEVLVPMAGLIDKDAEIARLSKEVEKVSKELQRLKGKLSNEKFISKAPEEVVEKEKAKLSDAQGTFDRLNEQLEKIKAI; from the coding sequence ATGGAAAAAACTTACCAGCCAAGCGAGATAGAACAAAACTGGTACAATACGTGGGAACAAGCCGGTCACTTTAAACCTTCCGGTGAAGGTGAGTCATATTCAATCATGATCCCGCCACCTAATGTAACCGGTAACCTTCATATGGGGCACGGGTTTAATAACACCGTAATGGATACCTTAATTCGTTATCATCGTATGCAGGGGCGTAATACTCTTTGGCAGCCTGGCACCGACCACGCGGGCATTGCCACTCAAATGGTAGTAGAACGCCAACTCGCCGCTGAAGGCGTAACCCGTCACGATCTAGGTAGAGATAAATTCCTAGATAAAGTCTGGGAATGGAAAGAGCAATCAGGCGGCAACATTACACGTCAAATACGACGTCTAGGCTCATCAGTAGACTGGAGCCGTGAGCGTTTCACCATGGATCCTGGCCTATCGGCAGCCGTACAAGAAGTGTTTGTTCGCCTTTATGATGACGGGCTCATCTACCGCGGCAAACGTCTTGTTAACTGGGACCCCAAATTACACACCGCGATTTCTGACCTTGAAGTACTTTCAGAAGAAGAAAACGGCTCAATGTGGCACTTCCGTTACCCACTAGAAGATGGTTCTGGGCACCTAGTCGTAGCGACCACTCGACCCGAGACCATGTTAGGCGATACAGCCGTTGCGGTTCACCCTAAAGACGAACGCTATGCCGACTTAGTGGGTAAAAATATACGCTTACCTATCACCAACAGACTGATCCCAATTGTGGCAGATGATTATGTCGACCGTGAATTTGGTACCGGTTGCGTAAAAATCACCCCTGCTCACGACTTTAATGACTACGAAGTCGGCAAGCGACACAACCTAGCACTGATTAACGTGCTTGACCGTGATGCTAATATTTTGTCTGAGTTTACCGTTATTACCTTTGATAACTATGAAACCCAGCACGGTGAAAAAGCACCTGAAGCCTACGCAGGTCTAGAGCGCTTTGAAGCGCGAAAGAAAATTGTTGAAGCGCTAGACTCACTCGGTTGCTTAGAAAAAATCGAACCGCACACATTAAAGGTACCCCGTGGAGATCGCTCAGGTGTCGTCATCGAGCCTTGGCTAACCGATCAGTGGTATGTAAAAACTGAGCCTCTCGCCAAAGAAGCCATCAAAGTGGTTGAAGACGGAGACATTCAGTTTGTTCCTAAGCAATACGAAAACATGTACTTCTCTTGGATGCGTGACATTCAAGACTGGTGCATCTCTCGCCAACTCTGGTGGGGACATAGAATACCTGCTTGGTACGACAACAGTGGTAATATTTTTGTTGGCCGAAACGAAGAGGAAGTGAGAAGCAAGTACAACCTCGATGCCAGCACCGACATCCACCAAGACGAAGATGTACTGGATACGTGGTTCAGCTCTGCACTTTGGACCTTCTCAACACTGGGTTGGCCAGAAGAAACTGAAGAACTTAAAACATTCCACTCAACCGATGTACTGGTAACCGGTTTTGACATTATTTTCTTCTGGGTTGCCAGAATGATTATGATGACAACGCATTTCATAAAAGATGAAAACGGTAAACCTCAAGTCCCCTTTAAAACCGTTTACGTTCACGGCCTAGTGAGAGACTCGCAAGGCGCAAAAATGTCTAAATCTAAAGGTAATGTCCTTGACCCATTAGACATTATTGATGGTATCGACCTAGATACGCTGTTAGATAAGCGTACGACAGGCATGATGCAGCCCAAAATGGCCAAAAAGATAGTTAAGCAGACCAAAGATGAATTCCCTGAGGGTATTTCTGCCTATGGTACAGATGCTTTACGCTTCACATTCTGCTCGCTAGCCTCTACAGGCCGCGATATCAAGTTCGATATGGGGCGCGTTGAAGGTTATCGTAATTTCTGTAACAAAATCTGGAATGCCGCTCGCTATGTTTTAATGAACACAGAAGATCAAGATTGCGGACAAAACGGCGGGGACATTAATCTCAGTCTGGCTGATCGTTGGATTGTTTCTAGATTACAACAAACCGAGCTGCAAGTAGCTAAAGCCATGGACAGCTATCGGCTTGACCATGTAGCTCAGGCGATATATGAGTTTGTATGGAATGAGTATTGTGATTGGTACCTTGAACTATCTAAACCTGTACTATGGGATGACAATGCAAGCGCAGAAACATTAAGGGGCACTCGGCAAACACTGGTTAGAGTGCTAGAAACGATACTTCGCCTTGCACATCCAGTGATGCCTTATATCACCGAAGAAATTTGGCAGCGCGTTGCACCGTTAGCAGGAAAGACTGGCGAAACTATCATGACCCAGCCTTACCCTATTGCAGACGAAAGCCGGATAGATGAAAAAGCAGACGGTGATATTGAATGGTTGAAAGGCGTCATTATCGGCGTTAGAAACATTCGAGGTGAAATGAATATTTCGCCTGCAAAGCCTATTACTCTTATGCTTAAAAATGGTGCCGCTGAAGATCAACGCCGACTAGATCAGAATGAAACATTCTTGAAGTCATTGGCTAAAATTGAAGCTATCACTTGGTTAACTAACGACGAAGAAGCGCCATTAGCTGCGACACAATTAGTCGGTGAAATGGAAGTGCTTGTGCCAATGGCAGGGCTCATCGATAAAGATGCTGAAATTGCGCGCTTAAGCAAAGAAGTCGAGAAGGTATCTAAAGAGCTTCAACGCCTGAAAGGCAAACTTTCAAACGAGAAGTTCATTAGCAAAGCACCTGAAGAGGTTGTTGAAAAAGAAAAAGCTAAGCTCAGCGATGCGCAAGGCACATTTGACAGACTCAACGAACAGTTAGAGAAGATAAAAGCAATCTAA
- a CDS encoding 2-dehydropantoate 2-reductase, whose protein sequence is MADKPTIHILGSGALGSLWATKLSRNNNVILLIKGSKLSTSNKTHQFQFIDQEQSTTLTFPCEPSVSSSESNPPIDILLVFTKSYDTLSAIQQLKNRISPSTRIVLFQNGMGSQQAIAQLLPQTSLYAASTTEGANRPDPQTVIYAGEGETWFGAISTAHSLDEPKKILSLLSSSGLKVFHTQNIWQKLWFKLAVNCAINPFTALLNCKNGELIGQPLFDTHITPLCHELSHAMKLNNIEASPAELQSIVEDVIKRTANNVSSMLQDVRATKQTEIEYINGYIESIAQQNNQYFPVNFSLLEKVKRLREDA, encoded by the coding sequence ATGGCAGACAAACCCACCATTCATATATTAGGGTCTGGCGCACTCGGCAGTTTATGGGCGACAAAGCTATCGCGCAACAATAACGTAATATTGCTAATCAAAGGCAGCAAGCTAAGCACTAGCAATAAGACGCACCAATTTCAATTTATAGACCAAGAGCAATCTACGACACTTACATTTCCTTGCGAACCCTCAGTATCCTCGTCAGAAAGTAATCCACCAATAGACATTCTTTTGGTGTTCACGAAAAGCTATGACACCCTCAGTGCAATACAGCAGTTAAAGAACAGAATCTCACCTTCAACCCGAATCGTACTGTTTCAAAATGGTATGGGTAGCCAGCAAGCTATCGCCCAGTTGCTGCCTCAAACCTCCCTCTATGCTGCCTCTACCACCGAAGGCGCTAACCGCCCAGACCCGCAAACGGTTATCTATGCTGGTGAAGGCGAGACATGGTTTGGTGCAATATCAACCGCCCACTCACTTGATGAGCCAAAGAAGATATTAAGCCTTCTTTCAAGTTCCGGACTTAAAGTCTTTCATACTCAAAATATCTGGCAGAAGTTATGGTTTAAACTCGCCGTAAATTGCGCTATAAACCCCTTTACCGCCCTACTCAACTGTAAAAATGGCGAACTCATCGGGCAACCACTCTTTGACACCCATATCACCCCACTCTGTCATGAGCTTTCACACGCGATGAAGCTAAACAACATTGAAGCAAGCCCAGCAGAGCTTCAATCTATTGTAGAAGATGTCATCAAAAGAACAGCAAACAATGTATCATCAATGCTGCAAGACGTAAGAGCGACAAAACAAACCGAAATTGAGTATATTAATGGCTATATTGAATCAATTGCCCAACAGAACAACCAGTACTTTCCAGTAAACTTCAGTTTACTTGAAAAGGTCAAAAGATTGAGAGAAGACGCATAG
- a CDS encoding polyamine aminopropyltransferase, whose product MVVDALESVIGWHQDERVPLGKILNADRRNRYILGSFFDLATTPSTGFDPNSSGRKFDAILLDIDHSPTEFLNPANASFYTTENLTLMAEQLNPKGIFAMWSQNLPEESFETLLKTVFERVDSHVISFLNPFQGNESTNSVYVCVKGES is encoded by the coding sequence TTGGTAGTAGATGCATTAGAGAGCGTTATAGGCTGGCATCAAGATGAGCGCGTGCCGCTAGGGAAAATACTCAACGCAGATAGGCGAAACCGCTATATACTTGGCAGCTTCTTCGACCTAGCCACAACCCCTAGCACCGGCTTTGATCCAAATAGCTCAGGTAGAAAATTTGACGCCATTCTTTTGGATATTGACCACTCTCCCACTGAGTTTCTAAACCCCGCTAACGCTAGTTTTTATACCACCGAAAACCTAACGCTCATGGCAGAGCAACTTAATCCCAAGGGTATATTTGCTATGTGGTCTCAGAACTTACCCGAAGAAAGCTTTGAGACCTTATTAAAAACAGTGTTCGAGCGTGTCGATTCGCATGTAATTTCATTTTTAAATCCATTTCAAGGTAATGAATCTACGAATTCAGTGTATGTTTGTGTAAAAGGTGAATCTTAA